Part of the Faecalibacterium duncaniae genome, CCACGATTTGAACGGCTGCTTTGTAGGCATCCTCATAGAACTGCTTGGCGAACTCGTAGCCACCGTGATTGTCAAAATAGGCTGAGTTGACATCAAAGACAAGTTCACAGTAATGGGTGGCATCCGGCTTCAGGCCGCGCGTGGAAATGGTTCCAGCGGCTTCCAGTTGGGCAAATAGGTCAGTGTAGCTGGCAGTAGGCTTTTTGAAGTGGACGTTCCATGCAGTGCGCTGGGGGATGATGTCGGGGTTCCGATAGCTATCCTTTTCGCGCTCGTTGTGCTGCTGGGTGTTGCCAACAGACTTGTCCGAAACGGCGAGATTTCGGACACTGGTGCGGTCAATACCATCATTTCTTGCCAAAGGGCATCCCTCCTTTCGGGGTTCATCGGGAGGTGACGGGGAACGGAGATGCACTTCTGCGGAAGTGTAATAACCCACTATGACACTTTCATCCCTATGGGCTGCAAAGTGTAGTGGGCTCTTCGAGGACTCTCCGAGGGGGAACGTCTCCTGCGGGAGAGCTACGATCAAATTCGCACAATGCGAACTTGATTGCTCCGTACGCATCTGAAAAAATTGCGTACGGACTTCAAATAACCCGTACGGTCTGTACGGCGTACGGAAATCCGAAATATAAACGATAGCACGTTTTAATTTGCTTCGATTTTCCGTACAGGTGCGTACAAGTACAGACCGTACAGGTTGTACGAACTTCTTCCGTGAAAAAAATGCACTTTTTACGGACAGGGGTGGACAAGCGGTTCGATGCCTACAAAACCCCGCACCCTGCGACCACCGGGCAGGGCGGTGTTATGTGTTGCACCAGAGTACCCAGCGTGGGAACTCTGGTGTTTTTTGCTTCCTGCCTGAATATACGGAAAATTTTGCAGGAAAGGTGAAAAAGCGGCAGAACTGCAACGGAAAAAGAAAAAAGCCCTTACTGGTTGCAGATTTGCAACAGCAAGGGCGGAGAGGTAACCGTATATTGAACAAAACGGCAGAGCGTATTATAATGAGGAAAAAGCTCAAAAAGGAGGGCCGACCACATGGCACAGGAATATCTGCCCGCACCGTCCAACGTCCGTCTTGCGGACTTGATGAAAGAACACAATATCAGCCAACCGGAGCTTGCCAAGGAAATCGGCTGCTCCAAAAGCACCATCAACCGCTTTATCAGTGGTGCGAAAGGAACCCTGACCCATGAGCAGGTGCTGAAGATCGCAAGGCTGTTCAACGTATCTACGGATTTCCTGCTGGGAGAAACCAACATCCCCGACCGCAAAAATTACGACATTGCCGAACTGGGCTTGTCCGTAGAAGCTGCAAAGAACCTCTACACAGGGCGTGTCAATACAGAGGTGGTCAATCTGCTGCTGGAAAATACCCGTTTCGCAGAGCTTACTTACCGCATAGCGCAGTATTTTGATGATACCTTTGCATCCGGTATCGCGGCACAGAACGCCATGCTCACGACATTGAGCACCCTGCTGCGCACAAGGGTCAAGACCCCGGAGGCAGCCAAAGCCGCAAAGGACATCAGCCTTCGGAGAAAGCCGGTGTATCAAGGTGATCTTGATGATATCGAGATGTACTTCATGGCGGCGGTCAAGGAAATCAAAAAGGGCATCGGGAGCCATTACGCCGAACAGGAAGCCATGAGCAAGAAAGTGGCCGAGAAGATGTTCACCGAATTGACCAAAGGGCAGGATGTGCAGCACCCAACGATCACGGCAGAGCAGTTGACGGATGCAATGTTGGACAGCGTTTCGGGCATGGAAGGAGCTACGCCG contains:
- a CDS encoding helix-turn-helix transcriptional regulator; the encoded protein is MAQEYLPAPSNVRLADLMKEHNISQPELAKEIGCSKSTINRFISGAKGTLTHEQVLKIARLFNVSTDFLLGETNIPDRKNYDIAELGLSVEAAKNLYTGRVNTEVVNLLLENTRFAELTYRIAQYFDDTFASGIAAQNAMLTTLSTLLRTRVKTPEAAKAAKDISLRRKPVYQGDLDDIEMYFMAAVKEIKKGIGSHYAEQEAMSKKVAEKMFTELTKGQDVQHPTITAEQLTDAMLDSVSGMEGATPEALEQLRSGLLGILQSAAEQENAHEADE